A window of Chitinophagales bacterium contains these coding sequences:
- a CDS encoding NAD(P)-binding domain-containing protein, whose product MSQKLKVAIIGLGNIGGTVATNFVKGNHEVIIADRTFDKAKKLAEKLGGLAEPLEIPAALEKADIVVLAIYFDSIKEFLKNFSSQLQGKIIVDPSNPIAPDENGGFKKIIGQNESAGEILSLQLPTGAKLAKALGTLGAASLANNAYQKPEKAVLFYATDDQSINGQIEALIHNTGFEALRIGELNKSIRIEVFGDLHEFGAIGKSVTLSEAKEKL is encoded by the coding sequence ATGTCACAAAAATTAAAAGTCGCCATAATCGGTTTAGGAAATATTGGCGGAACAGTCGCAACAAATTTTGTTAAAGGGAATCATGAAGTAATTATTGCCGACCGCACATTTGATAAGGCAAAAAAACTGGCAGAAAAACTAGGCGGTTTGGCAGAACCATTGGAAATACCGGCGGCTTTGGAAAAAGCTGACATAGTTGTATTGGCCATTTACTTTGATTCGATCAAAGAGTTTTTGAAAAACTTTTCGTCTCAACTACAAGGTAAGATCATCGTAGATCCATCAAATCCCATTGCCCCTGATGAAAATGGCGGATTCAAAAAGATTATTGGTCAAAACGAATCAGCCGGAGAAATACTGTCATTACAATTACCTACAGGAGCCAAACTGGCAAAGGCCCTGGGCACTTTAGGCGCAGCCTCACTTGCAAATAATGCCTATCAAAAACCTGAAAAAGCCGTGCTTTTTTATGCTACAGATGATCAAAGCATCAACGGGCAGATTGAAGCGTTAATTCATAACACTGGTTTTGAAGCTTTGCGTATTGGCGAGCTTAATAAATCAATCCGCATCGAAGTTTTTGGTGACCTCCATGAATTCGGGGCAATCGGAAAATCTGTAACGCTAAGTGAAGCGAAAGAAAAACTTTAA
- a CDS encoding DUF1398 family protein, translated as MRRADFPCYLQEIKALGVTGYETHVLDGHVVYHAENKFTTQLSNLAFFFSQSPIYFPSIL; from the coding sequence ATCAGAAGGGCCGACTTCCCTTGTTACCTCCAGGAAATCAAGGCCCTTGGGGTTACCGGGTACGAAACCCATGTACTCGATGGCCACGTCGTTTACCACGCTGAAAACAAGTTTACCACTCAACTCTCTAACCTCGCTTTCTTCTTCTCCCAATCTCCCATATACTTCCCAAGTATCCTATAA
- a CDS encoding Rieske 2Fe-2S domain-containing protein — protein MSLNWTKIAEHPNELNFNDEGLAEVQVGDRKFCIARFEDRLFACSHKCPHAAVPLAGGYIDTKGNIVCPLHRFKFSLETGRNVSGEGYFLKHWPVELREDGVYIALESPSGFWKIFG, from the coding sequence ATGAGCCTCAATTGGACAAAGATCGCTGAGCACCCCAACGAGCTCAACTTCAATGATGAAGGTCTCGCCGAGGTCCAGGTCGGTGACCGCAAGTTTTGCATCGCCCGGTTTGAGGACCGGCTTTTTGCCTGTTCCCATAAATGTCCCCATGCTGCCGTCCCCCTGGCCGGTGGATATATTGATACCAAGGGAAATATCGTCTGCCCCCTTCACCGCTTTAAATTCAGTCTCGAAACCGGCCGAAACGTCTCCGGCGAAGGCTATTTCCTCAAGCATTGGCCCGTCGAACTCCGCGAAGACGGGGTCTATATTGCCCTGGAAAGCCCCAGTGGTTTTTGGAAGATTTTTGGGTAA
- a CDS encoding M48 family metallopeptidase → MVNNIWHVPYGTTRIEFYVAYSSRKTLGISVFPNGEVQVVAPYSSTKEQIEDLIVKKAAWISRQIRRFRSIEADRSTRRVEYVPGETFYVLGRKYRLKYIADTAEMIGIEGRYLVVRGKTRPGPEKMERIISKWYRAQAKMIILERCERHMHILRKEKFSVYQISIRSMKHRWGSCTENGSISFNVSLVQKPVQCIDYVIVHELCHLKHMDHGKGFYRILGKYMGDWEKKKARLES, encoded by the coding sequence ATGGTGAATAATATTTGGCATGTACCATATGGAACAACAAGGATTGAATTCTATGTAGCTTATAGCAGTCGCAAGACTTTGGGTATTTCCGTGTTTCCTAATGGGGAGGTCCAGGTGGTTGCGCCTTATTCATCTACAAAGGAGCAAATAGAGGACTTGATTGTCAAAAAAGCCGCCTGGATCAGTCGACAAATTCGGCGATTTAGATCAATCGAGGCAGACCGTAGTACTCGAAGGGTTGAATATGTACCTGGTGAAACATTTTACGTATTGGGGCGCAAATACCGTTTGAAATATATTGCTGATACAGCCGAGATGATTGGAATTGAGGGTCGGTACTTGGTAGTTAGGGGAAAAACCAGGCCAGGTCCGGAGAAGATGGAAAGAATCATCAGCAAGTGGTATCGTGCCCAGGCAAAAATGATCATACTGGAACGTTGTGAGCGCCACATGCATATTTTGCGAAAGGAGAAATTTTCTGTTTATCAAATTTCAATCCGTTCTATGAAACATAGATGGGGTAGTTGTACGGAGAATGGGAGTATTTCATTTAATGTGTCTCTTGTTCAAAAGCCAGTTCAGTGCATCGACTATGTGATTGTTCACGAGTTGTGTCATTTAAAACACATGGATCACGGAAAAGGGTTTTATAGGATACTTGGGAAGTATATGGGAGATTGGGAGAAGAAGAAAGCGAGGTTAGAGAGTTGA
- a CDS encoding type I restriction endonuclease subunit R gives MSYTEKHDSQNPALLLLHKLGWTPLSQDEALAYRSGFKSQVILETILLEQLKKINSFTYKSNTYPFSEGNIHAAIHALKNVADEGLVRTSERVYDLLTLGKSFEETIQGDRKSFSIRYINWEKPERNVFHVAEEFVVEGIRETRRPDLVLFINGIPMVVIENKRRDKEESIEEAISQFLRNQGKETGIPRLFYYAQLLMAVHPNAVKYATIDTKPKQWAVWEEPYDIEPEVSAILASTLPGTKRGAEKRLPTVQDKMLYSLCRIERLMELVYKFTLYDGPVKKIARYQQYFTVKNTIERVKDRNEEGQRKGGVIWHTQGSGKSLTMVMLAKSLALDKDIRNPRVIIVTDRKDLDRQITGTFEACQKHPVQARNGAHLAELIEDNGVEVITALLNKFDTALNKQGCRNESSEIFVLVDESHRSQYKKLHTKMKRVLPNACYIGFTGTPLTYEEKNTASKFGGFIYPTYTIDRAVRDGAVVPLLYEGRNAKLSVNKPVLDKEFNRLTESLPEYQTKDLERKYASISQVYRSEQVVQEIAYDVSKHFCTHLKNTGFKAMLAVPFQATALKYLKYFEEQLDEKLKINARVIISAPDARDGYDEVDEDPSEEVNKWWSKTEKLYAGGMEEYERISIEKFKNEDDEVEMLIVVGKLLTGFDAPNCTTLYLAKFLVQHNLLQAIARVNRVYEGKDFGHIIDYVGVLGELDLALTKYAALSDYAQEDIEGAVQSPIDEIKKLPQRHGELLDVFKEVKNKKDKEELERFLQPQDRRDLFAEKLTAFAKNLDLALSSIETEHLITTEKMNYFIREFKFYDELRRSLCLRYADKIDYKEYEKKIRKLLDVYVGAEGMDQIAGPINIFNKETFKEEVERITGSKAAKADAIAHSMKKTISENMEKDPVYYKKFSDKIDEVIKDFINKRITEAQYLASQMEIRDQFIKGNMEGTPSSLHSKPEARAFFGILQQELGDKLNITAENTIDEQLAVCGLDLENLISSFLIRDWQRNDDVQKQIQNALEDYLLDKYREWGVTVNYDELDELMGRMIKVAKNVYS, from the coding sequence ATGAGTTATACTGAAAAGCACGATTCTCAAAACCCCGCCCTGCTTCTGCTTCATAAACTGGGCTGGACACCATTAAGCCAAGATGAGGCCCTAGCCTATCGTTCCGGCTTTAAGAGTCAGGTAATCTTAGAAACCATCCTGCTGGAGCAATTGAAGAAAATCAATTCTTTTACCTATAAAAGTAATACCTACCCCTTTTCGGAGGGAAATATCCATGCGGCTATTCATGCTCTGAAGAATGTAGCCGATGAAGGATTGGTACGCACCAGCGAGCGAGTGTATGATCTTCTTACCCTGGGCAAGAGCTTTGAGGAAACCATACAGGGAGATCGCAAGAGTTTCAGCATCCGGTATATTAATTGGGAAAAACCAGAAAGGAATGTTTTTCATGTGGCCGAGGAGTTTGTGGTGGAAGGAATCCGAGAAACCCGTCGTCCCGACCTGGTCTTGTTTATCAACGGCATCCCCATGGTTGTGATTGAAAATAAAAGACGCGATAAAGAAGAATCGATTGAAGAAGCCATTTCCCAATTTCTTCGCAATCAGGGGAAGGAAACCGGCATCCCCCGATTATTTTATTATGCTCAGTTGCTGATGGCCGTACACCCCAATGCGGTTAAGTATGCCACTATAGACACCAAACCCAAACAATGGGCCGTGTGGGAGGAGCCTTATGATATAGAACCCGAAGTATCGGCCATTCTTGCCTCCACCTTGCCCGGCACCAAACGCGGTGCGGAGAAGCGGCTGCCCACCGTGCAGGATAAAATGCTGTACTCCCTTTGCCGGATAGAACGCCTGATGGAACTGGTGTATAAATTCACATTGTATGATGGTCCCGTAAAAAAGATAGCCCGCTACCAGCAATATTTTACGGTGAAGAACACCATCGAGCGGGTGAAGGATAGAAATGAAGAAGGTCAGCGAAAGGGAGGGGTTATTTGGCATACCCAAGGGAGCGGGAAAAGTTTGACCATGGTGATGTTGGCCAAAAGTCTGGCCCTGGATAAAGACATTCGCAACCCCCGGGTTATTATCGTAACCGACCGTAAAGATCTGGATCGCCAGATAACCGGCACTTTTGAAGCCTGCCAGAAACATCCCGTACAGGCCCGCAATGGCGCTCACCTGGCCGAATTGATTGAGGACAATGGCGTGGAAGTGATTACGGCACTCCTGAATAAATTTGATACTGCCTTGAATAAACAGGGTTGCCGAAACGAATCGAGCGAGATATTTGTGCTGGTGGATGAAAGTCACCGTAGTCAGTATAAAAAACTACATACCAAAATGAAGCGGGTGTTGCCCAATGCCTGTTATATTGGCTTTACCGGTACGCCGCTTACTTATGAAGAAAAGAATACCGCCAGTAAATTCGGCGGCTTTATTTACCCCACCTACACCATTGACCGGGCGGTGCGTGATGGTGCCGTGGTTCCCTTATTATATGAGGGTAGAAATGCCAAATTATCCGTGAACAAACCGGTGTTGGATAAAGAATTCAACCGGTTGACCGAATCGCTGCCGGAATACCAGACCAAGGATTTGGAAAGAAAATATGCTTCCATTTCCCAGGTGTACCGATCGGAGCAGGTGGTACAGGAAATTGCCTACGATGTATCCAAACACTTCTGTACCCATTTAAAGAATACGGGTTTTAAAGCCATGCTGGCCGTACCTTTTCAAGCCACGGCCTTGAAATACCTGAAATACTTTGAGGAACAATTAGACGAAAAACTCAAAATCAATGCCCGGGTAATCATTTCAGCCCCGGATGCACGGGATGGCTATGATGAAGTGGATGAAGACCCCAGTGAAGAAGTAAACAAATGGTGGAGTAAAACTGAGAAACTATATGCCGGGGGCATGGAAGAGTATGAACGCATCTCCATTGAAAAATTTAAGAATGAAGATGATGAAGTGGAAATGTTGATCGTGGTTGGAAAACTGCTGACTGGTTTTGACGCCCCCAATTGTACCACACTCTATCTCGCTAAATTCTTGGTCCAGCATAATCTGTTACAGGCCATTGCGCGGGTGAATCGGGTGTATGAAGGAAAGGATTTTGGGCATATTATTGACTATGTAGGCGTATTGGGTGAACTTGATCTGGCCCTGACAAAATACGCTGCCTTGAGTGATTACGCCCAGGAAGACATTGAAGGGGCGGTACAATCACCCATTGACGAGATAAAGAAACTACCCCAACGACATGGAGAACTGCTGGATGTTTTTAAAGAAGTAAAGAATAAAAAAGACAAGGAGGAATTGGAGCGGTTTCTGCAACCGCAGGATCGGCGGGATTTATTTGCAGAGAAATTGACAGCCTTTGCCAAGAATTTGGATTTGGCATTAAGTTCGATCGAAACGGAACATCTAATCACTACGGAGAAGATGAACTATTTCATTCGGGAATTTAAATTTTACGATGAGTTAAGAAGATCGCTGTGTTTGCGTTATGCCGATAAGATTGACTACAAAGAATATGAGAAGAAAATTCGTAAATTACTTGATGTTTATGTTGGGGCAGAAGGAATGGATCAGATAGCCGGCCCCATTAACATTTTCAATAAAGAAACCTTTAAGGAAGAAGTGGAGCGGATTACCGGGTCCAAAGCTGCCAAGGCGGATGCCATTGCGCACAGCATGAAGAAGACGATATCCGAGAATATGGAGAAAGATCCCGTGTATTACAAGAAATTTTCGGATAAAATTGATGAAGTAATCAAAGACTTTATTAATAAACGGATAACGGAAGCACAGTACCTCGCTAGTCAGATGGAAATTAGGGATCAATTTATCAAAGGGAATATGGAAGGTACTCCCTCCAGTTTGCATAGCAAGCCTGAAGCCAGGGCTTTTTTTGGAATATTACAACAGGAATTGGGTGACAAGTTAAACATCACTGCTGAAAACACCATTGATGAGCAACTTGCAGTATGTGGACTTGACCTGGAGAACCTGATCTCCTCTTTTTTGATTCGCGACTGGCAGCGGAATGATGATGTACAAAAGCAAATACAAAATGCGCTGGAGGACTATTTGCTGGATAAATACCGTGAATGGGGCGTAACGGTGAATTATGATGAATTGGATGAGCTAATGGGTAGGATGATAAAAGTGGCTAAAAATGTTTATAGCTAA
- a CDS encoding restriction endonuclease subunit S yields the protein MKGYKHTELGWIPEEWRIKTIGEVSLLINGRAFKQEELLDRGKYLVLRVGNLNTTSKWYYSNLELEDVKYVFKGDLMYAWSASFGPRFWTGEKTIFHYHIWKVVPNDNVEKGFLFYLLDFDKENIINSKQGGTMFHITKGDMESRYVALPPKSEQKYISLVLKTWDHAISTLTQLISAKQQLKKGLMQQLLTGKKRLPGFEGEWEKKNLGELFIRIIGGGTPAKDRKEFWGGDIPWATVKDISNFNPNATQEYISELGLKNSSTNKVPANTLIISTRMAVGKCVMFDMDVAINQDLKALFPDNNYSKLFLYYYFEHSIDKINLLGNGSTVKGLVLNDLKGIQIFLPTEYEEQEAIGNFLQLLDYEVKFLFECLSKIKTQKSALMQQLLTGKKRVKVDPD from the coding sequence ATGAAAGGGTATAAACATACAGAGTTGGGGTGGATACCAGAAGAATGGAGGATCAAAACTATCGGGGAAGTTTCATTATTAATAAATGGACGTGCATTTAAGCAGGAAGAGCTATTAGATCGAGGCAAGTATCTTGTTTTACGAGTTGGGAATTTAAATACAACCTCAAAGTGGTATTATTCTAATCTTGAATTAGAGGATGTGAAGTACGTTTTTAAGGGAGATTTAATGTATGCATGGTCAGCGTCTTTTGGACCAAGATTCTGGACAGGAGAGAAGACAATATTTCACTATCATATATGGAAGGTCGTGCCCAACGATAATGTAGAAAAAGGGTTTTTATTCTACTTATTGGATTTTGATAAAGAAAATATAATTAACTCGAAACAAGGTGGCACTATGTTTCATATTACAAAAGGTGATATGGAAAGCAGATATGTTGCTCTTCCACCAAAGTCCGAGCAAAAATATATTTCATTAGTTCTAAAGACGTGGGACCACGCCATTTCCACCCTCACCCAACTCATCTCCGCCAAACAACAACTCAAAAAAGGCTTAATGCAGCAACTGCTTACCGGTAAAAAAAGATTGCCGGGGTTTGAGGGGGAGTGGGAAAAGAAAAATCTAGGAGAGTTGTTTATACGGATAATAGGGGGAGGAACTCCTGCTAAAGATAGGAAAGAGTTTTGGGGTGGAGATATACCATGGGCAACGGTGAAAGATATTTCTAATTTCAATCCAAACGCCACACAAGAATATATTAGTGAGTTAGGATTGAAGAATAGTTCAACCAATAAAGTGCCAGCAAATACATTAATAATTTCGACCAGGATGGCTGTAGGTAAATGTGTGATGTTTGATATGGATGTTGCTATAAATCAAGATTTAAAAGCACTTTTTCCAGACAATAACTATAGCAAATTGTTTTTGTATTATTATTTTGAACATAGTATTGATAAAATCAATCTACTTGGAAACGGGAGTACTGTTAAAGGTCTAGTATTGAATGATTTAAAAGGAATCCAGATTTTTTTGCCTACTGAATATGAGGAGCAAGAGGCAATAGGCAATTTCTTACAGCTACTCGATTATGAAGTAAAATTTCTTTTTGAATGCTTAAGTAAGATAAAAACTCAGAAATCTGCACTCATGCAACAACTCCTCACCGGCAAAAAACGAGTTAAAGTAGATCCCGATTGA
- a CDS encoding SRPBCC family protein — translation MNVSVNHSAPVYHSEEITINAPVEQVWDILTKIDEWPEWQAAVSEARLEGSLREGATFKWKAAGTSLTSQIHTIRQYREFGWTGKAIGTSAVHNWYFADLGGQTKLRVEESLEGFLPKLLKGFFQKTLAKGMRTNLEELKHEAENP, via the coding sequence ATGAATGTTTCCGTAAATCACAGCGCGCCGGTCTATCACAGTGAAGAGATCACGATCAATGCTCCCGTAGAACAGGTATGGGACATTCTCACCAAAATAGATGAGTGGCCTGAATGGCAGGCTGCTGTTTCAGAAGCCAGGCTTGAGGGCTCCCTGCGCGAAGGCGCCACCTTTAAATGGAAGGCCGCAGGCACCTCCCTCACCTCCCAGATCCATACGATAAGGCAATACCGCGAGTTTGGTTGGACCGGCAAAGCCATTGGCACCAGCGCGGTACATAATTGGTATTTCGCTGATCTTGGTGGACAAACCAAACTCCGGGTAGAAGAATCCCTGGAGGGTTTCCTCCCCAAACTCCTGAAAGGCTTTTTCCAGAAAACCCTCGCCAAAGGCATGCGCACCAATCTGGAAGAATTGAAGCATGAAGCGGAAAACCCCTAA
- the hflX gene encoding GTPase HflX yields the protein MLEKKTTLPSEEYAVLVGLIQKDQTEQQVTEYLDELAFLALTAGAQTLKRFTQKLAHPDSRTFVGKGKLQEIKEYCLGKKVGILIFDDELSGAQINTIEKETGIKTIDRSDLILDIFAHRAKTAQARAQVELAQYQYILPRLRGMWKHLERLGGGIGTRGPGETEIETDRRIVRNKISLLRKKLAEIDKQAFTQRKDRGEFIRVALVGYTNVGKSTIMNILAKSEVFAENKLFATLDTTTRKIVFETTPFLLSDTVGFIRKLPHHLVESFKSTLDEVREADILLHVVDISHPNYEDQIGVVNKTLQEIGAFDKPTLTIFNKMDRYESQTFDPWLEESTKKEILEDLEDRWQNATDGNAVFVAATEKRNIEGLRNSILEKVRELYRVRYPYKTEFNY from the coding sequence ATGTTAGAGAAGAAGACCACGCTACCCTCCGAAGAATACGCCGTTCTAGTTGGCCTCATACAAAAAGACCAGACGGAACAACAGGTTACCGAATACCTCGATGAACTTGCTTTTCTGGCCCTGACCGCTGGTGCCCAGACCCTCAAACGCTTTACCCAAAAACTCGCGCATCCCGATAGCCGAACCTTTGTCGGCAAGGGAAAGTTGCAGGAGATCAAAGAATATTGCCTCGGTAAAAAAGTAGGCATCCTCATCTTCGATGATGAACTCAGCGGGGCACAGATCAATACCATCGAAAAAGAGACCGGCATCAAGACCATCGACCGGTCGGATCTTATACTTGATATTTTCGCCCACCGGGCCAAGACCGCCCAGGCCCGTGCCCAGGTAGAGCTGGCACAATACCAGTACATATTACCTCGCCTGCGGGGTATGTGGAAACACCTGGAACGTCTTGGTGGGGGTATCGGTACCAGAGGTCCGGGTGAAACGGAGATCGAAACCGACCGTCGTATCGTACGGAATAAGATCTCGCTGTTGCGCAAGAAACTCGCTGAGATCGACAAACAGGCTTTTACCCAGCGTAAGGACCGGGGTGAATTCATTCGCGTGGCCCTGGTAGGATATACCAACGTGGGCAAGTCCACCATCATGAATATATTGGCCAAGAGTGAGGTCTTTGCCGAGAATAAACTCTTTGCCACCCTCGATACCACAACGCGTAAGATCGTTTTTGAAACCACCCCCTTTCTGCTCAGTGATACCGTAGGTTTCATTCGCAAACTCCCCCACCACCTGGTAGAGAGTTTCAAAAGCACTTTGGATGAGGTACGCGAGGCGGATATTCTTTTGCATGTGGTAGATATATCCCACCCCAATTACGAAGACCAGATCGGAGTGGTGAACAAAACCCTGCAGGAGATCGGTGCGTTTGATAAACCCACGCTCACCATTTTTAATAAAATGGACCGGTACGAGTCGCAGACCTTTGACCCCTGGCTGGAGGAGAGCACCAAAAAAGAGATCCTTGAAGACCTCGAAGACCGCTGGCAGAATGCTACCGATGGTAATGCGGTTTTTGTGGCTGCCACCGAAAAGCGAAACATTGAAGGATTGCGGAATAGTATTTTAGAGAAGGTGAGGGAGTTGTACCGGGTGCGGTATCCGTATAAGACAGAGTTTAATTACTGA
- a CDS encoding nuclear transport factor 2 family protein codes for MKLLPLLLLLPFLSLAQEKPGSENYQTILRLDSLVFEEGFNKCNYKALEQVLDTGLVFLHDVAGAQDYKGFFEATKKNICGNPNGKPLRKRVDGSLEVYPLYNNNVLYGLIQSGQHDFYFKEPGKPEVRTGTAKYIHTWLLKEGKWKLVNVLSIDHKAAGPIAD; via the coding sequence ATGAAACTCCTCCCCCTTCTACTACTCCTCCCCTTCCTCTCCCTGGCCCAGGAAAAGCCCGGTAGCGAAAACTACCAGACCATCCTGCGCCTCGACAGCCTGGTGTTTGAAGAAGGTTTTAATAAATGCAACTACAAAGCCCTTGAGCAAGTGTTGGATACCGGTCTGGTGTTTCTCCACGATGTAGCCGGGGCACAGGATTATAAAGGTTTCTTTGAGGCCACTAAAAAGAATATTTGTGGCAACCCCAATGGCAAACCCCTGCGTAAAAGAGTGGATGGTTCCCTTGAAGTATATCCCCTCTATAACAATAATGTGTTATATGGATTGATCCAGTCTGGCCAGCACGATTTTTATTTTAAAGAACCCGGAAAACCCGAGGTACGTACCGGCACGGCCAAATACATCCACACCTGGTTATTAAAGGAAGGGAAATGGAAACTGGTCAATGTATTGAGTATTGATCACAAAGCAGCGGGGCCTATCGCTGATTGA
- a CDS encoding outer membrane beta-barrel protein — MKKLFVAALLTSFQLAALAQDSTVSKSPKTDWSKVSLAGRTNDHFMFQIGTAGWSGAPDSLNIKGLSKNFNMYFMFDFPFKTDPRFSVGMGVGFGSESISFQDTYIGIKDATSTLRFQDVSDTNHFKKYRLNTTFLEAPVELRFTSDPTNNKKSFKMALGLKVGTLMDAHTKGKIFVNSSGQTLNDYTEKIKKKDFFNKNRLAATFRFGTGAFSLYGTYQLGPLIKEGLGPTVRPWAVGICISGL, encoded by the coding sequence ATGAAGAAACTTTTTGTGGCAGCCCTTTTGACCTCCTTCCAACTGGCTGCCTTAGCCCAGGACAGCACCGTATCCAAATCTCCCAAAACCGATTGGAGCAAAGTAAGCCTCGCCGGCCGTACCAACGACCATTTCATGTTCCAGATCGGGACCGCTGGCTGGTCAGGCGCTCCAGATAGTTTGAATATCAAAGGATTATCCAAGAATTTCAACATGTACTTCATGTTTGATTTTCCTTTTAAAACCGATCCCCGTTTCTCGGTGGGCATGGGTGTGGGTTTTGGCTCTGAAAGCATCAGTTTCCAGGATACTTATATTGGGATAAAAGACGCTACCTCTACCCTGCGTTTTCAGGATGTAAGCGATACCAACCACTTCAAGAAATACCGGCTGAATACCACTTTCCTTGAAGCACCGGTTGAACTACGCTTTACCTCCGACCCCACCAATAACAAGAAAAGCTTCAAAATGGCCCTGGGTCTCAAAGTCGGAACCCTGATGGATGCCCATACCAAAGGCAAGATCTTCGTCAACAGCAGCGGCCAGACCCTGAACGACTATACCGAAAAGATCAAGAAAAAAGACTTCTTCAATAAGAACCGATTGGCCGCCACTTTCCGTTTTGGCACCGGCGCTTTCTCCCTCTACGGCACCTATCAACTCGGGCCATTGATCAAAGAAGGCCTCGGACCCACGGTACGGCCCTGGGCAGTGGGTATTTGTATTTCGGGGTTGTAA
- a CDS encoding Crp/Fnr family transcriptional regulator — translation MSQSSVEPLLDYFDQLIPLNEDEKELVRTKFRSRLYRKKQFILQEGDVCTQFNFVVRGCIRLYKIDDQGTVHTLQFAAENNWINDLGSFHQIKPSKLNMDALEDSVVLQISHNDLISLYVAAPKFDRIFRVLIENGFIRLQERLLQNISSTAEERYETFLEAYSHLNNRLSQVHIASFLGITPEFLSRLRNKRVKATKTKS, via the coding sequence ATGTCCCAATCATCAGTTGAACCATTATTAGACTATTTCGATCAACTCATTCCACTCAATGAGGATGAAAAGGAGTTGGTACGTACCAAATTTCGATCGCGCTTATATCGCAAGAAGCAGTTCATCTTACAGGAAGGAGACGTTTGTACTCAGTTCAATTTTGTTGTAAGAGGATGTATTCGGCTATACAAAATTGATGACCAGGGAACTGTGCATACACTTCAATTCGCAGCAGAAAATAACTGGATCAACGATCTGGGCAGCTTTCACCAAATAAAGCCCTCAAAACTAAACATGGATGCCCTGGAGGATTCGGTTGTTCTTCAGATCAGCCATAACGATCTGATCTCTCTTTATGTAGCAGCGCCTAAGTTTGATCGCATTTTTAGAGTCCTTATCGAGAACGGATTCATTCGATTGCAGGAACGACTATTGCAAAACATCAGTTCCACAGCAGAAGAGCGTTATGAGACATTTCTCGAGGCGTATTCTCATCTAAATAACCGTCTTTCCCAGGTACATATCGCATCCTTCCTCGGTATCACACCAGAATTTTTAAGCAGGCTTAGAAACAAACGTGTTAAGGCGACGAAAACAAAATCTTAA
- a CDS encoding DUF2490 domain-containing protein, producing the protein MLLLLAPLGVAAQKSDFGNWLIYFGNKKIDSKWNWHHEVQLRNYNAIGDLEQLLLRTGIGYNLTENNNNLMMGYAFIHSENYIANTDDKTSVDEHRVFQQFITRQTFGRLKLQHRYRFEQRWIAQDFRTRFRYFLLLNLALQKQASATKGAYLSAYNEIFLNTRGTIFDRNRLYTGVGYQVNKDLRFELAYMNQFLNGGQRDQVNMVVFFSY; encoded by the coding sequence ATGCTTTTATTGCTGGCACCTCTTGGGGTAGCTGCGCAAAAAAGCGATTTTGGAAATTGGCTGATCTATTTTGGCAATAAAAAGATCGATTCAAAATGGAACTGGCATCATGAGGTACAACTGCGCAACTACAATGCGATCGGTGACCTCGAGCAACTCCTGCTCCGCACGGGTATCGGGTATAACCTGACGGAGAACAACAATAACCTGATGATGGGTTATGCCTTTATCCATAGCGAAAATTATATTGCCAATACCGACGACAAAACAAGTGTAGATGAACATCGCGTGTTTCAGCAATTCATCACCCGACAGACATTTGGACGATTGAAACTGCAACACCGGTACCGGTTTGAGCAACGCTGGATCGCGCAGGATTTCAGGACCCGCTTCCGGTATTTTCTGTTACTCAACCTGGCCCTGCAAAAACAAGCATCCGCTACCAAAGGGGCTTATCTCTCGGCCTATAACGAGATTTTTCTAAATACGCGTGGTACGATCTTCGACCGCAACCGGCTCTATACAGGTGTGGGTTACCAGGTGAACAAAGACCTGCGGTTTGAACTGGCGTATATGAACCAGTTTTTAAATGGGGGACAAAGAGATCAGGTGAATATGGTGGTGTTTTTTAGTTACTAG